The sequence AAAGACGATCCACCCCGGAGATTGCAGCTTCGCCACCATGTCCGCGTAGACCTGGGGCCCCTGCCCGATCTTGTAGACGATGACGAGCAGCTCCACGAGGAAGATCGCGACGAAGACGCAGGTCACCTCCCGGAGCATGAAACGGACATACCCCGGACGCCGGAGCCACCAGGTCGCGGGCAGCTTGGGGTAGTAGAGGCCGGGGCGTGCGGGACGCGCCTCGCTCATAGGGATCTCCGCGAGCCCGGCTCGCACCGAAGGTGGCCCGTTCCAGGCGCGCGTGGCTTCATTTCCGGCCGCCCCAGGGCATGAGCACGGACATGGCCCAGTCCTTGGCGCCGGCCACCTTGGAGCGCTGGATCGCCGCGGCGGGGTCGACGCCC comes from Candidatus Methylomirabilota bacterium and encodes:
- a CDS encoding fumarate reductase subunit C (part of four member fumarate reductase enzyme complex FrdABCD which catalyzes the reduction of fumarate to succinate during anaerobic respiration; FrdCD are the membrane components which interact with quinone and are involved in electron transfer; FrdAB are the catalytic subcomplex consisting of a flavoprotein subunit and an iron-sulfur subunit, respectively; the catalytic subunits are similar to succinate dehydrogenase SdhAB) — encoded protein: MSEARPARPGLYYPKLPATWWLRRPGYVRFMLREVTCVFVAIFLVELLVIVYKIGQGPQVYADMVAKLQSPGWIVFHVVALAFALYHTITWFQATGVIQVVRVGDRQVPPPLVVAGNYVAWVVVSLFILYWLLVRS